Below is a genomic region from Actinomadura sp. NAK00032.
AGGACCGCATCAAGGGGCTGACGATCGGCGGCGACGACTACGTCACCAAGCCGTTCAGCCTGGAGGAGGTCATCGCCCGCATCCGGGCGGTGCTGCGCCGGTTCCGCGGCGGCGCCGCCGAGCCGCCGCCCCGGCTGGTGTTCGCGGACGTGGAGCTGGACGAGGACAGCCACGAGGTGTGGCGCCGCGGCCGGCCCATCCAGCTGTCCCCGACCGAGTTCAAGCTGCTGCGCTACTTCATGGCCAACGCGGGCCGCGTCGTGTCGAAGGCGCAGATCCTCGACCACGTGTGGAACTACGACTTCCGCGGCGACGCGGGGATCGTGGAGTCGTACGTGTCCGCGCTGCGCCGCAAGGTGGACAATGCCGAACCGCGCCTCATCCACACGCTGCGCGGTGTGGGCTACGTCCTGCGCGAGCCGTCGAGATCGGGCTGATGCCCCGGTCGCCGCGCCGCGCCCTGGAGCGGCTGTGGGGGCGGACGTCGCTGCGCGTCAAGCTGATCGCCGGGATGCTCGTGCTCGTCACGTTCGGGATGACGGTGATGAGCGCGGCGGGCGCGTCGGTGCTGCGCCAGTACCTGGTGGGCCGGGCCGACGACCAGCTGCGCAGCTCGGTGGGGCGGGCGATCGAGCAGGTCATCCCGCAGCTGCGGCGCGGCGAGGTCAACATCGACGTCCGCATTCCGAGCGAGATGTACGGGCAGGTCCGCACCGACGACGGCCACGCCGTGGGGCAGAACCCGGCGTGGAGCGAGACCGGCCACCCGAAGCTGCCGGCGGACCTGCGCGAGCACATCGACCGCCCGTTCACGGTGCGCGGCACCGGCGGCTCGCAGTGGCGGATCCTGGCCGAGCCGATCCCGGGCGGCATCATCGTCCTCGCGTTCAGCATGGACGAGGTGGACCGCACCGTGCAGCGGCTCGTGGTGATCGACGCGATCGTGGGGCTGCTGGTGCTCGGCGTGCTGGTCGCGCTCGGCGTGTGGGTCGTGCGGGCCAGCCTGCGCCCGCTCGCGGCGGTCGAGGAGACGGCGGGCGCGATCGCGGCCGGCGACCTGTCGCGCCGCGTCCCGCAGGCCGACCCGCGCACCGAGATGGGGCGGCTCGGCCGGTCGCTGAACACGATGCTGGGGCAGATCGAGGCGGCGTTCGGCGCGCGCGCCGAGTCGGAGGCGGCGGCGCGGCGCTCGGAGGAGATGGCGCTGCGCTCGGAGGAGCGGATGCGGCGGTTCGTCGCGGACGCCAGCCACGAGCTGCGCACCCCGCTGACCGCGATCCGCGGCTTCGCCGAGTTCTACCGGCAGGGCGCGGCCCGCAGCCCCGCCGAGCTGGGCCGGCTGATCGGCCGGATCGAGGAGACCGCGTCCCGGATGGGGCTGCTGGTGGAGGACCTGCTGCTGCTCGCCCGGCTGGACCGGCAGCGCCCGATCGAGCGGCGTCCGGTGGACCTGCTCGCGGTCGCGGCCGACTCCGTCCAGGAGGCGAGAGTTCTCGCGCCCGAGCGCAAGATAGACCTGTCGGTCGAGGGAGGGCTGGCGTACCAGGTGCGGGGGGACGAGCCGCGGCTGCGCCAGGTGCTCGGCAACCTGCTGGCCAACGCGATCGCGCACACCCCGGAGGGGACGCCGGTCGACGTCCGGCTGCTGCCCGGCACGCTGCGCGACGGGCCCGCCGCGGTCATCGCCGTCGCCGACCGGGGCCCCGGCCTGTCCGCCGAGCAGGCGGAACGGGTCTTCGAGCGGTTCTACCGGGCGGACGAGGCCCGCTCGCGCGACTACGGCGGCGCCGGTCTCGGCCTCGCCATCGTCGCCGCGCTCGTGGCCGCGCACGCGGGCGTCGTGGAGGCCGACTCCACGCCGGGCGGCGGCGCCACGTTCCGCGTCGTCCTCCCGCTGGCCGACGACTAGCCCGCGCGGCCGGACGACGGGCCGTTGGGCGGAGACCTGGGTCACATTCAGGCAATGTTCAGGTAAGTGCGCTTAGGTGGTCGTACAGGGCGCGCCCCGGTCTCGACGGGGAACGGGAGTCCGCGCCCTGGCCAACCTCACCCCCCGGGTCGCCCGCTGGGGGCACCGCGACCGTGGGTTTCACCGCCCGCGGTCGCGGTTTTTTCATGTCATGTCGGCTTTCAGCACACTTTCAGGTTCAATCCAGGCGGCCTGCAGCCCCGGCGCGCACTCTCGATGGTGAGCGAACGACAGGGGGATCCGCATGAACACCGACACCGGACGGCCGCAGCCGCCACCATGGGAACCGGGGCGACCGGACGTCGCCGCGCAGGGGCAGTGGTCCTGGCAGGACGTCCCGCCGCCCGGCACGGGCGCTCAGGAGGCGGCCGGGCCGGCGGCTCCGGGGATGCTCGGCACGGCCCGGCGCAAGCTCGCGGCGGTGGGGGCCGCCGCGGCGCTGGCGCTCGGGGCGGGCGCTGGAGGCGCGGCGGTGACGCTGGCGCTGACGCACGAGAACACCGTCTACGCGAGCCCGACGGCGGTCTCGGGGGCCTCGTCCACCAGCACGACCGCGCAGGTGGCGGCCGCCGTCCAGCCGAGCGTGGTGTCGATCCAGGCGCAGACCGCGTCCGGCGTCTCCGGCGGGTCCGGCGTGATCCTGCGCTCGGACGGGGTGATCCTCACCAACGCGCACGTCGTGTCGGGCGCCCGGCAGGTCGCGGTGAAGTTCAGCGACGGCCGGACCGCGACGGCGCAGGTCGTCGGGGCCGACTCCGGCGCCGACATCGCCGTGATCAAGGCGCAGGGGGTGTCCGGCCTGAAGCCGGCGACGCTCGGCGACAGCGACCGGCTCGCCGTCGGCGACCAGGTCCTCGCCGTGGGCAGCCCGCTCGGCCTGGAGGGCTCGGTGACGTCCGGCATCGTCAGCGCGCTGGGCCGCGAGGTGCAGGAGGGCGACTCCGACCAGCAGCTCCCGCCGGGACTGCGCGGGCAGCTGTCCCAGCAGGAGCAGACCGTCATCAAGAACGCGATCCAGACGGACGCCGCGATCAACCCCGGCAACTCCGGCGGCGCCCTGGTGAACTCCTCGGGCCAGGTGATCGGCGTCAACACCGCCATCGCCACGTCCGGGAGCAGCGACGGGAACATCGGGGTCGGCTTCGCCATCCCGATCGACTCCGCCAAGAAGACCGCCGACGAGATCATCGCCGGCGCCTCGGTCTGATCCGGCCGCCGTCCGGCCAGGCTCTGGGGGGAGCGGGCGGACGGGCGGCGGACCGGTCAGAGGGTCCTCCCGGCCGGGCCGGGTTCGGGAGGGCCTGGCAAGGGAGAACGGCCGCGCGATCCGCCTGTGGGATCGCGCGGCCGTTCAGCCGCGCACGCTGATCGCGGGCCTCCGCTTCACCTTGGCCAGCATCCTGCGCGTCGAGTGCAGGTAGTACTCGCGCGGCAGCGTCCGGATCCGCTGCGGCAGCCGCGGGTACACCGCCGACAGCACCGCCAGCAGGAGCCGGAACCGCGCCTGCCGCGCCCGGGACCACGTCCACCCGTACTGCTCGCGGATCGGCGCCGGCATCAGCCCGGCGGTGAGCAGCCGGATCATCATCAGGCCGGGCGCGTTCAGCGGCCCGCCCGGCAGCTTCGGGTGCAGCACCTGCTCCGCGACCGCCCGCGACGCGTCGCTGATCTCCAAGGTGTGGAGCATGTCGGCGTAGTAGGCGCGGAAGTCGCGGTAGGTCTCCGGCATCCGCCCCTCGGGGCAGCCCAGGATCGTGGCGTAGACCTTGGTCTGCCCGTAGAACTCCTCAAGCTCGGCCTCGGTGAACGTCCGGCGGAAGAGCGCCTGGTAGAACTGCGTCGCCACGGCGAACAGGGTGGACGCGACCCACACCTGAAGTTCTGGGTCGTTGGCCTCGTAGCCGGGGCCGGTGATGGACTCGTGCCCCTTGGTGACGAGCGCGCTGAGGGTCTCGGCCTCCTCCCGCGTCCCGAACTGCACGACGTAGAGCCAGCCCATGGTGTTGCGCAGCCGCCGCGCGGGGTCGTCGGCGGTGTAGCTGTGGTCGTACACGCCCTGCGCGACCTTGGGATGTGCCGTCTGCAGCAGCGACGCGGCCCCGCCCGCCGCGATGAGCGCGCCCTCCCGCGAGATGACGCGGATGAGGTCGCCGTCCTGGAAGATTCCCGCAGCAGTCATGGCGAGCATTGTAAGTAAGTGCTTGCAGTTGGTGCCAGGCGGGGTTTAACCGGACGACAGGGCCGCATCACCCCTGCGACAATGGGGGCATGTCCGCCCAGATCCACGTCCGCGGCTCGGTCGCCATCCCGGAGACCGAGCTCAGCTGGCGCTTCTCCCGCTCGTCGGGGCCGGGCGGGCAGCACGTCAACACCAGTGCCACCGCCGCCGAGCTCTCCTTCGACGTCGCGAACTCCCCGTCCCTCCCCGAGCACCTGCGCGCCCGCGCGCTCGACCGCCTGGCCGGACGGCTCGTCCGCGGCGTCCTCACGATCCGCGCCGAGGAGTACCGCTCCCAGCAGCGCAACCGCGACGCCGCCCGCACCCGGCTGGCGACCCTGCTGGCCGAGGCGACGGCGCCGCCGCCGAAGAAGCGCATCCCGAAGAAGATCCCGCGCGGCATCAACGAGCGCCGCCTGGAGAACAAGAAGCGCCGCTCCGCCGTCAAACGCCAGCGCTCCACCCGCTGGGACTGAACCACCTCACGCGCAGGTCCGTCGTCCCCTAGCGGCCCTACGCGCGGGCCGGGGTCTTCTCTTCGGCGTCGCCGGGCCGGTGGTCGGGGACGAAGCGGTACCCGACGTTGCGGACGGTGCCGATCAGCGACTCGTACTCGGCGCCCAGCTTGGCGCGCAGGCGCCGGACGTGGACGTCGACCGTGCGGGTGCCGCCGAAGTAGTCGTAGCCCCAGACCTCCTGGAGGAGCTGCGCGCGGGTGAAGACCCGGCCCGGGTGCTGGGC
It encodes:
- a CDS encoding response regulator transcription factor yields the protein MSERTANGGKAATSEATLLVVEDEPNILELLAGSLRFTGFDVVTATNGADAVQSARRHRPDLIVLDVMLPDIDGFDVARRLRSGGDHTPVLFLTARDAVQDRIKGLTIGGDDYVTKPFSLEEVIARIRAVLRRFRGGAAEPPPRLVFADVELDEDSHEVWRRGRPIQLSPTEFKLLRYFMANAGRVVSKAQILDHVWNYDFRGDAGIVESYVSALRRKVDNAEPRLIHTLRGVGYVLREPSRSG
- a CDS encoding HAMP domain-containing sensor histidine kinase, which encodes MPRSPRRALERLWGRTSLRVKLIAGMLVLVTFGMTVMSAAGASVLRQYLVGRADDQLRSSVGRAIEQVIPQLRRGEVNIDVRIPSEMYGQVRTDDGHAVGQNPAWSETGHPKLPADLREHIDRPFTVRGTGGSQWRILAEPIPGGIIVLAFSMDEVDRTVQRLVVIDAIVGLLVLGVLVALGVWVVRASLRPLAAVEETAGAIAAGDLSRRVPQADPRTEMGRLGRSLNTMLGQIEAAFGARAESEAAARRSEEMALRSEERMRRFVADASHELRTPLTAIRGFAEFYRQGAARSPAELGRLIGRIEETASRMGLLVEDLLLLARLDRQRPIERRPVDLLAVAADSVQEARVLAPERKIDLSVEGGLAYQVRGDEPRLRQVLGNLLANAIAHTPEGTPVDVRLLPGTLRDGPAAVIAVADRGPGLSAEQAERVFERFYRADEARSRDYGGAGLGLAIVAALVAAHAGVVEADSTPGGGATFRVVLPLADD
- a CDS encoding S1C family serine protease translates to MNTDTGRPQPPPWEPGRPDVAAQGQWSWQDVPPPGTGAQEAAGPAAPGMLGTARRKLAAVGAAAALALGAGAGGAAVTLALTHENTVYASPTAVSGASSTSTTAQVAAAVQPSVVSIQAQTASGVSGGSGVILRSDGVILTNAHVVSGARQVAVKFSDGRTATAQVVGADSGADIAVIKAQGVSGLKPATLGDSDRLAVGDQVLAVGSPLGLEGSVTSGIVSALGREVQEGDSDQQLPPGLRGQLSQQEQTVIKNAIQTDAAINPGNSGGALVNSSGQVIGVNTAIATSGSSDGNIGVGFAIPIDSAKKTADEIIAGASV
- a CDS encoding oxygenase MpaB family protein → MTAAGIFQDGDLIRVISREGALIAAGGAASLLQTAHPKVAQGVYDHSYTADDPARRLRNTMGWLYVVQFGTREEAETLSALVTKGHESITGPGYEANDPELQVWVASTLFAVATQFYQALFRRTFTEAELEEFYGQTKVYATILGCPEGRMPETYRDFRAYYADMLHTLEISDASRAVAEQVLHPKLPGGPLNAPGLMMIRLLTAGLMPAPIREQYGWTWSRARQARFRLLLAVLSAVYPRLPQRIRTLPREYYLHSTRRMLAKVKRRPAISVRG
- the arfB gene encoding alternative ribosome rescue aminoacyl-tRNA hydrolase ArfB; its protein translation is MSAQIHVRGSVAIPETELSWRFSRSSGPGGQHVNTSATAAELSFDVANSPSLPEHLRARALDRLAGRLVRGVLTIRAEEYRSQQRNRDAARTRLATLLAEATAPPPKKRIPKKIPRGINERRLENKKRRSAVKRQRSTRWD